One Brassica oleracea var. oleracea cultivar TO1000 chromosome C7, BOL, whole genome shotgun sequence genomic window carries:
- the LOC106306731 gene encoding vesicle transport protein SFT2B — MDKMNQALEKMKMLVGMEVEDEERAAEEESSLSFMEDLNRNCALTTKQRFYGFAICLSAGLACTLLSMLVFFNPIKFGFTFTLGNLMALGSTAFLIGPQRQVTMMLDPARIYATALYLASIIIALFCALYVRNKLLTLLAIILEFSGLIWYSLSYIPFARTMVSKVFMTCLDTEF; from the exons ATGGATAAGATGAATCAGGCTTTAGAGAAGATGAAGATGTTGGTTGGTATGGAGGTCGAAGACGAGGAACGAGCTGCCGAAGAAGAAAGCTCTCTCTCATTCATGGAAGATCTTAATCGCAATTGCGCTTTGACTACCAAACAG AGATTCTATGGATTTGCGATTTGCTTGTCAGCTGGCTTGGCATGTACTCTTTTG TCAATGCTTGTTTTCTTCAATCCGATCAAGTTTGGCTTCACATTCACTCTGGGAAATTTGATGGCACTTGGGAG CACAGCGTTCCTTATAGGCCCACAGAGGCAGGTGACGATGATGCTTGACCCAGCTCGCATCTACGCTACTGCTTTGTATCTGGCCAGCATTATCATTGCCTTGTTTTGCGCTCTCTAT GTTCGTAACAAGCTGCTGACGTTGCTTGCTATCATTCTTGAGTTCTCTGGTCTAATATG GTATAGCTTGAGCTACATCCCTTTTGCAAGGACCATGGTCTCAAAGGTGTTCATGACTTGTCTCGACACCGAGTTTTAA
- the LOC106306730 gene encoding 26S proteasome non-ATPase regulatory subunit 14 homolog: MERLQRIFGAGGGLGHASPDSPTLDTSEQVYISSLALLKMLKHGRAGVPMEVMGLMLGEFVDEYTVRVVDVFAMPQSGTGVSVEAVDHVFQTNMLDMLKQTGRPEMVVGWYHSHPGFGCWLSGVDINTQQSFEALNQRAVAVVVDPIQSVKGKVVIDAFRSINPQTIMLGQEPRQTTSNLGHLNKPSIQALIHGLNRHYYSIAINYRKNELEEKMLLNLHKKKWTDGLTLRRFDTHSKTNEQTVQEMLSLAAKYNKAVQEEDELSPEKLAIVNVGRQDAKKHLEEHVSNLMSSNIVQTLGTMLDTVVF, from the exons ATGGAGAGGTTACAGCGAATCTTCGGCGCCGGTGGCGGTCTGGGTCACGCATCGCCTGATTCTCCGACTCTCGATACGTCGGAGCAAGTTTACATCTCTTCTCTCGCCCTCCTCAAGATGCTCAAGCACG GAAGAGCTGGAGTTCCTATGGAAGTGATGGGATTGATGCTTGGAGAGTTCGTGGATGAGTACACTGTACGTGTTGTGGATGTTTTCGCTATGCCTCAGAGTGGTACTGGTGTTAGCGTTGAAGCTGTTGATCATGTCTTCCAGACTAATATGCTCGACATGCTTAAACAGACGGGAAG ACCTGAAATGGTGGTTGGTTGGTATCATTCACATCCTGGATTTGGCTGCTGGCTTTCTGGTGTTGATATTAATACTCAGCAG AGTTTTGAAGCTTTGAACCAGCGAGCTGTGGCAGTGGTTGTTGATCCAATTCAAAGTGTGAAGGGGAAAGTGGTGATTGATGCGTTCCGCTCGATTAACCCGCAGACCATTATGCTTGGGCAAGAGCCTCGTCAAACAACGTCTAACCTCGGGCATCTGAACAAACCATCGATCCAG GCTTTGATTCATGGATTGAACAGACATTACTACTCAATAGCCATCAACTATAGGAAGAACGAGCTCGAGGAGAAGATGTTGCTAAACCTCCATAAAAAGAAATGGACAGATGGTCTGACGCTAAGACGATTTGACACCCACTCCAAGACAAACGAACAGACGGTCCAG GAAATGTTGAGCTTGGCTGCCAAGTATAACAAGGCGGTACAAGAGGAAGACGAGTTGTCACCGGAGAAACTGGCGATCGTGAATGTGGGAAGACAAGACGCAAAGAAGCATCTGGAAGAACACGTTTCCAACTTGATGTCATCCAACATTGTTCAGACACTAGGCACCATGCTTGACACTGTTGTCTTCTAG
- the LOC106304190 gene encoding 50S ribosomal protein L24, with product MGWKAAEKLIRHWKILRGDNVMIIRGKDKGETGTIKRVIRSQNRVIVEGKNLIKKHIKGGPDHEGGIFTVEAPLHASNVQVVDPVTGRPCKVGVKYLEDGTKVRVARGTGTSGSIIPRPEILKIRTTPRPTTAGPKDTPMEFVWEQTYDAKTGKGMPDL from the exons ATGGGTTGGAAAGCTGCTGAGAAGCTCATCAGACACTGGAAGATACTTCGTGGGGATAAT GTAATGATCATCCGCGGGAAAGATAAGGGTGAGACTGGAACCATCAAGCGCGTCATCAGATCCCAGAATCGTGTCATTGTTGAAGGAAAGAATCTG ATCAAGAAGCATATAAAGGGAGGTCCTGATCATGAAGGCGGGATTTTCACGGTGGAGGCTCCTCTTCACGCCTCAAATGTCCAAGTTGTTGATCCAGTCACCGG GAGGCCTTGTAAGGTTGGTGTAAAGTACCTAGAGGATGGTACAAAAGTAAGAGTGGCCAGAGGCACAGGCACATCTGGTTCCATTATTCCTCGCCCAGAGATTCTAAAGATAAGGACAACGCCAAGACCCACTACCG CTGGACCTAAAGACACACCAATGGAGTTTGTTTGGGAGCAGACGTATGATGCTAAAACAGGAAAAGGCATGCCTGATCTTTGA
- the LOC106303771 gene encoding probable carboxylesterase 18, whose protein sequence is MATDNNKHQNKKLTIPFRTRIAVAVLNTFTDSAQRPDGSMNRRLLRLVDFRAPPNPKPVNSVSTSDFVVDPSRDLWFRLFTPHVSGDRIPVVVFFHGGGFAFLSPNAYAYDSVCRRFARKIPAYVVSVNYRLAPEHRYPAQYDDGFDVVKFLEENHGKVLPANADLSRCFFAGDSAGGNIAHNVAIRVCRERCFAAVKLVGMISIQPFFGGEERTEAERSLVGMPLVSPERTDWCWRAMLPEGANREHEAAKPSVVDISGLDYPDTMVVVAGFDPLKDWQRSYYEWIKLSGKRATLVEYPNMFHAFYIFPELPEAGQLIQQIKDFVEERVGSVSA, encoded by the coding sequence ATGGCGACAGATAATAATAAGCACCAGAACAAGAAGCTAACGATTCCATTCAGAACAAGAATCGCTGTCGCCGTTCTCAACACCTTCACCGATAGCGCTCAACGTCCCGACGGCTCCATGAACCGCCGTTTACTCCGCCTCGTCGATTTTCGCGCGCCTCCCAACCCCAAGCCTGTAAACTCCGTCTCGACCTCCGACTTCGTCGTGGACCCTTCTCGCGACCTCTGGTTCCGTCTCTTCACCCCACACGTCTCCGGCGACCGTATCCCCGTCGTGGTTTTCTTCCACGGCGGAGGCTTCGCTTTCCTCAGCCCCAACGCTTACGCTTACGACAGCGTGTGCCGGCGTTTCGCTAGGAAGATACCGGCTTACGTCGTCTCCGTCAACTACCGTCTGGCTCCGGAGCACCGTTACCCTGCTCAGTACGACGACGGGTTCGACGTCGTGAAGTTCCTCGAGGAGAACCACGGGAAGGTTCTCCCGGCGAACGCCGATCTGTCGAGGTGCTTCTTCGCCGGAGACAGCGCCGGCGGGAACATCGCGCACAACGTGGCGATACGAGTCTGCCGCGAGCGCTGTTTCGCCGCCGTGAAGCTCGTCGGAATGATCTCGATCCAGCCTTTCTTCGGCGGAGAAGAGAGGACGGAGGCGGAGAGAAGCCTCGTCGGAATGCCTCTGGTTTCGCCGGAGAGGACTGACTGGTGCTGGAGGGCGATGCTGCCGGAGGGAGCGAACCGGGAGCACGAGGCGGCGAAACCGAGCGTTGTGGACATATCGGGTCTGGATTATCCGGATACGATGGTGGTTGTGGCCGGGTTTGACCCGTTAAAGGATTGGCAGAGAAGTTACTACGAGTGGATAAAGTTATCCGGGAAGAGAGCAACGCTGGTCGAGTATCCAAACATGTTCCATGCGTTTTATATCTTTCCCGAGTTGCCGGAGGCTGGCCAGTTAATCCAGCAGATTAAGGATTTTGTCGAGGAGCGCGTGGGTTCAGTCTCCGCTTAG
- the LOC106306303 gene encoding uncharacterized protein LOC106306303, with protein sequence MSWMKGKSSGWTAFDLKQRQKQGIESEIEDDPFPPVSTSVNPPPLDVRGKLIRRNHEPSDKSFSSLLLPPSKFPALTENNKDCRSKPSTLTPSHDSAFIKLKEMNSWADDNLIRDILLSTEDNFEMAFDFLQGMVSTDHSAGKGNNEVPTNRQSEHRISGRTVTSSVNMSARSTYENGHKYDLQENGGSSFLVNSYDNEKTPDDVSELGSIIQRLQSIPIAPEWEEDDLYLTHRKDALKMMRSASNHSRAAQNAFMRNDHVSAKQHSEKAREDWSTAEKLNDEAANKILGITNRNNDIWKLDLHGLHAAEAVQVLQERLQKIEGQFTVNRSVSPNRGRSKNAALRSPSQEPCGRLVVEGLDRHRASSRELRNSLQVVTGIGKHSRGHASLPQAVKTFLEDNRYRFDETRPGVITVRPKFRHS encoded by the exons ATGTCATGGATGAAAGGTAAATCATCTGGTTGGACTGCCTTTGATCTCAAGCAGAGACAGAAACAAGGTATCGAAAGCGAGATTGAGGATGATCCATTCCCGCCTGTTTCAACTAGTGTCAATCCACCACCCTTAGATGTCAGAGGAAAGCTGATCAGAAGAAACCATGAACCTTCTGACAAGTCTTTCTCTTCATTGCTCTTACCTCCTTCGAAGTTTCCAGCATTGACAGAGAATAATAAGGATTGCAGAAGCAAACCCAGCACTTTGACTCCAAGTCATGATTCTGCCTTCATCAAGCTGAAGGAGATGAACAGCTGGGCAGATGATAACTTGATAAGGGATATACTGTTATCCACTGAAGATAATTTTGAGATGGCCTTTGATTTTCTGCAAGGAATGGTTTCTACTGATCATTCAGCAGGCAAAGGTAACAATGAGGTTCCAACTAATAGACAATCCGAACATAGAATATCCGGGAGAACTGTTACAAGTTCGGTGAATATGTCTGCAAGGTCTACATATGAGAATGGTCACAAGTATGATCTGCAAGAGAATGGTGGAAGTTCGTTTCTGGTGAATTCATATGACAATGAAAAAACACCTGATGATGTCTCTGAACTAGGTAGTATCATTCAGCGGCTTCAGTCCATCCCTATAGCACCTGAATGGGAAGAAGATGACCTCTACTTGACTCATCGAAAGGATGCACTGAAAATGATGAG GTCCGCCTCAAACCATTCCAGAGCTGCCCAAAATGCTTTTATGAGAAATGATCATGTTTCTGCTAAGCAGCATTCAGAGAAGGCAAGAGAGGATTGGTCAACAGCTGAGAAGCTAAATGATGAAGCAGCCAATAAGATCTTAGGTATAACAAACAGGAATAACGACATATGGAAGCTGGACCTGCATGGTCTCCACGCAGCAGAAGCTGTTCAAGTGTTGCAAGAACGTTTGCAAAAAATCGAAGGTCAGTTCACAGTGAACCGTTCAGTATCACCAAATAGAGGTAGGTCAAAGAACGCAGCTCTGCGATCTCCGTCACAAGAGCCTTGTGGTAGATTAGTTGTGGAAGGCCTGGACCGTCATAGAGCTTCTTCCAGAGAACTAAGGAACTCATTGCAGGTTGTAACAG GTATTGGTAAACACAGTCGCGGACATGCTTCACTTCCTCAAGCTGTGAAGACATTCTTAGAAGATAACAG GTACAGGTTCGATGAGACAAGACCAGGTGTTATCACAGTGCGGCCTAAATTCAGACACAGCTGA
- the LOC106306302 gene encoding uncharacterized protein LOC106306302, translated as MRMENGHEEGLTDKFSKVGIEDSSSSPENNLKNDNLLQVIKAVEAAETTIKQQVEENSRLKAELERSILELAKYKSDESLPQTSNPGDHSNATTVSRLVHQPVDWEQNVIKASDADSQGMMVVHPHLNANGEVATVSNRFERPSEEDMVNGVDRGDIGGAGPSQFYSSSPMRTQLEGGHDTLINSSTHRLMPVGEVNDSGNAGKQDLIHKVQEQEQEILQLRRYLTDCSVKEAQIRNEKYVLEKRIAYMRLAFDQQQEDLVDAASKALSYRQEIIEENIRLTYALQATQQERSTFVSYLLPLLSEYSLQPQVSDAQSIVSNVKVLFKHLQEKLLLTESKLKESEYQLAPWQSDVNHSNDSHLAPSRAAGVALTHSTKDSLYSHDQAATDWGSKRWHQDEPSSSTMGSYLLDGPNKFSSPVNGQSAAFEMPRQAGTSEEEPSGWKQVDEAPTKHVVDEAPTKHVKFREPPSKIVMDDAEGQSDTKNQPYVPASDAPSSSNSPILSPVREEPSSSPSDGGDDDIDGPLPAIEDLQISGEPYPGHELQACGYSVNGTTSCNFEWVCHLEDGSVNYIDGAKQPNYLVTADDVDLYLAIEVLPLDDRNRKGELVKVFANENRKITCHPEMQSHIEKNLHSGHASYKVSVSTGFLDIWEEATLSIKREGYSIKCNNNDIIAAEKFSSSNAVTVPFGQPEEFVIVASDGSEYSLRADHGSTDLSCSRDTIVLTLRLFNMRSLQRKKGKRRGFLFHK; from the exons ATGAGGATGGAGAACGGCCATGAGGAGGGACTTACCGATAAATTTTCCAAAGTGGGTATTGAAGATTCGTCTAGCTCGCCCGAAAACAACCTTAAAAACGATAACTTGTTGCAGGTCATCAAAGCTGTCGAAGCAGCTGAAACCACCATCAAGCAGCAG GTGGAGGAGAATAGCCGTTTAAAGGCTGAACTTGAGAGAAGTATTCTGGAACTAGCTAAATAT AAATCAGATGAATCCTTGCCCCAAACATCTAATCCCGGAGATCACTCAAATGCTACTACTGTGTCTCGCCTGGTTCACCAGCCTGTTGACTGGGAGCAGAATGTGATCAAAGCTTCAGATGCTGATTCACAAGGCATGATGGTGGTTCACCCCCATTTGAATGCTAACGGCGAAGTAGCTACTGTGAGCAATCGTTTTGAAAGGCCCTCTGAGGAAGATATGGTTAATGGCGTTGACAGAGGAGATATAGGTGGTGCTGGTCCCTCTCAGTTTTATTCATCATCTCCTATGAG GACGCAGTTGGAAGGAGGGCATGACACACTTATAAATTCATCTACTCATCGATTAATGCCAGTTGGTGAAGTAAATGATTCGGGCAATGCTGGGAAGCAG GACCTCATTCACAAGGTCCAGGAACAAGAGCAAGAAATTTTACAATTGAGGAGATATCTTACTGACTGTTCTGTTAAG GAAGCTCAAATCCGCAATGAAAAATATGTTCTGGAAAAGCGAATTGCCTACATGCGTCTG GCATTTGATCAACAGCAAGAAGATCTTGTTGACGCTGCATCAAAAGCTCTCTCTTACAGACAAGAGATCATTGAGGAAAATATACGCCTAACATATGCGTTACAG GCTACACAGCAAGAGAGATCTACATTTGTATCATACTTGTTGCCTCTTCTATCGGAGTATTCTCTACAACCACAAGTTTCTGATGCACAGTCTATTGTTAGCAATGTGAAG GTTCTGTTTAAGCATCTACAAGAGAAGCTCCTTCTTACTGAGTCAAAGTTAAAAGAGTCAGAATATCAATTAGCACCTTGGCAGTCAGATGTGAACCACTCAAATGATTCCCATTTGGCCCCATCTCGCGCAGCTGGTGTAGCGTTAACCCACTCA ACAAAGGATTCCCTATATTCCCATGACCAAGCAGCCACAGACTGGGGTTCGAAGCGCTGGCATCAAGATGAGCCAAGTAGCTCAACTATGGGGAGTTACCTTCTTGATGGTCCTAATAAGTTTTCATCTCCAGTGAACGG TCAGTCGGCTGCCTTTGAGATGCCTCGGCAAGCAGGTACTAGTGAAGAAGAACCTAGTGGTTGGAAGCAAGTAGACGAAGCTCCAACCAAGCATGTAGTAGACGAAGCTCCAACCAAGCATGTTAAATTTCGTGAGCCTCCCAGCAAGATAGTTATGGACGATGCAGAAGGACAGTCAGATACCAAAAACCAACCATATGTCCCTGCGTCTGATGCTCCTAGCTCCTCAAATTCTCCTATTTTGTCCCCCGTTCGTGAAGAACCGTCCTCCTCCCCTTCTGACG GTGGGGATGATGATATTGATGGCCCGTTACCAGCTATAGAGGATCTTCAAATTTCAGGAGAACCTTATCCTGGACATGAGCTTCAAGCTTGTGGTTACTCCGTTAATGGAACAACAAGCTGTAACTTTGAG TGGGTATGTCATCTAGAAGATGGATCTGTGAATTACATTGATG GAGCAAAGCAGCCAAATTATCTTGTCACTGCTGATGATGTTGATTTATATCTTGCTATTGAAGTTCTGCCTTTGGATGACAGGAACCGCAAG GGGGAGCTTGTCAAGGTCTTTGCCAATGAAAATCGGAAGATAACTTGCC ATCCAGAGATGCAGAGCCATATAGAGAAGAATCTTCACAGTGGTCATGCTTCATACAAAGTTTCTGTTTCG ACTGGTTTCCTAGATATATGGGAAGAAGCTACGTTGTCTATAAAGAGAGAAGGTTACAGTATCAAGTGTAATAATAACGATATCATAGCTGCTGAAAAGTTCTCATCTTCTAATGCT GTTACCGTTCCGTTTGGGCAGCCTGAAGAATTTGTTATAGTTGCTTCTGATGGTAGTGAATATTCCTTGCGAGCAGATCATGGATCAACAGACCTTAGCTG TTCAAGAGATACAATAGTACTCACCCTGAGATTATTTAACATGAGG TCTCTACAGAGAAAGAAGGGAAAGAGGAGAGGATTTTTGTTTCACAAATGA
- the LOC106306127 gene encoding sphingoid long-chain bases kinase 1 yields MPKSGVNRNPSLRVSIPQAQQSLRRLGLCSTGGAAQQQSSPVVFPEKRSKKAKKISGNDDPQVKKPKAAADEHRIDIIGGGGGDEKSDLLGSLVYAGKLVLDKRKSASGKDAATEVQQPSSADVFNKKAVDARLTSKALVWGGSHLLQLDDVVSLTYNVGLRHFTVHAYPIGKGSCALSCFTKPKRSRKDFRFIAPTVEEAVQWVASFADQQCFINCLPHPLVSKKQASSELFSVPIDTPPELVFRCKSAPKMLVILNPRSGHGRSIKVFHDVVEPIFKLAGIKMEVVKTTKAGHARELASTVDISLCSDGIICVGGDGIINEVLNGLFTRSNHKERVTIPIGIVPAGSDNSLVWTVLGVRDPISAALAIVKGGLTATDVFAVEWIHTGVMHFGMTVSYYGFVSDVLELSEKYQKRFGPMRYLVAGFLKFMCLPKYSYEVEYLPAQKEEAEGKTGLEKEVVDVQDLYTDVMRRSSREGMPRASSLSSIDSIMTPSLGELDTCSSTHASNEPSEYVRGIDPKMKRMSSGRRDVGAEPEVIHPQGQSTTPNWPRTRSKTRGWMGLTSVQDPPPSTRCSWGNTGAHDREDISSTVSDPGPIWDAGPKWDSEPSAWDVENPIELPGPPEDIETGLRRQTITPIYEDKWVARKGHFLGIMVCNHACRTVQSSQVVAPNSEHDDGTMDMILVHGCGRLRLLRFFILLQTGRHLSLPYVECVKVKSVKVKAGKQTHDSCGIDGELFALNGEVISTMLPEQCRLIGNAPERHS; encoded by the exons ATGCCGAAGAGCGGCGTGAATCGGAACCCTTCCTTAAGAGTATCCATCCCTCAGGCGCAACAGTCGCTCAGGCGTTTAGGTTTATGCTCTACTGGCGGAGCAGCTCAGCAGCAGTCGTCCCCCGTGGTGTTCCCCGAGAAGCGGAGCAAGAAGGCGAAGAAGATTAGCGGTAATGATGATCCGCAGGTGAAGAAACCGAAAGCAGCAGCTGATGAGCATCGGATTGATATTATCGGTGGAGGAGGAGGGGATGAGAAATCTGATTTGTTAGGTAGTCTTGTTTACGCCGGGAAGCTTGTGTTGGATAAGAGGAAGTCTGCTAGTGGGAAAGACGCGGCGACGGAGGTACAGCAGCCGTCTTCCGCTGACGTGTTTAACAAGAAGGCTGTTGATGCGAGGCTTACGAGTAAGGCTTTGGTTTGGGGTGGTTCTCACTTGCTGCAGCTTGACGATGTTGTTTCG TTGACGTACAATGTTGGTCTCAGGCATTTCACCGTGCATGCTTATCCGATTGGAAAGGGCTCTTGTGCTCTTTCTTGCTTCACGAAACCGAAGAGAAGCCGCAAAGATTTCCGTTTTATTGCACCTACTGTTGAGGAAGCGGTTCAATGGGTGGCTAGTTTTGCAGATCAACAGTGTTTTATCAACTGTTTGCCACATCCTTTAGTCTCGAAGAAACAGGCTTCGTCTGAGTTGTTTTCGGTCCCCATCGATACTCCTCCTGAGTTGGTCTTCAGGTGTAAGAGTGCACCCAAAATGCTTGTCATATTGAACCCTAGGTCAGGCCATGGGCGATCCATCAAAGTTTTCCACGACGTAGTGGAGCCGATTTTCAAG CTGGCCGGGATTAAGATGGAGGTCGTCAAAACAACTAAAGCAGGTCATGCGAGAGAGTTGGCTTCCACTGTCGACATTAGCTTATGCTCAGACG GTATAATTTGTGTTGGAGGTGACGGAATCATCAATGAG GTTCTTAATGGTCTATTTACTCGAAGCAATCATAAAGAAAGGGTTACTATCCCAATTGGGATAGTACCTGCTGGATCGGATAACTCGTTAGTTTGGACTGTTCTTGGTGTTAGAGATCCTATTTCTGCAGCACTTGCTATTGTGAAG GGTGGCCTAACAGCTACTGATGTCTTTGCCGTTGAATGGATTCATACGGGTGTTATGCACTTTGGAATGACTGTCTCCTACTATGGTTTTGTTAGCGATG TTTTGGAGCTCTCTGAGAAATACCAAAAACGTTTCGGTCCTATGCGTTACTTAGTTGCTGGATTCCTCAAGTTCATGTGTTTGCCAAAGTATAGCTATGAAGTGGAATATCTTCCGGCGCAAAAAGAGGAGGCAGAAGGGAAAACTGGACTTGAAAAGGAAGTTGTTGATGTGCAAGACCTTTATACGGATGTGATGAGGAGATCAAGCAGAGAAGGAATGCCTAGAGCCTCCAGTTTATCAAGTATTGACTCTATAATGACCCCAAGCCTAGGCGAGCTAGACACATGTAGCAGCACACATGCCAGCAACGAGCCATCTGAGTATGTTCGTGGAATAGATCCTAAAATGAAACGCATGTCCTCTGGCAGAAGAGATGTCGGAGCTGAGCCAGAGGTTATTCATCCTCAAGGACAGTCAACAACCCCTAATTGGCCAAGGACAAGGTCAAAGACGAGAGGATGGATGGGTTTAACATCCGTGCAGGATCCACCTCCTTCAACTCGATGTTCATGGGGAAACACTGGTGCTCACGACAGAGAAGATATTTCATCTACTGTATCCGACCCGGGCCCAATATGGGATGCGGGACCCAAATGGGACAGTGAACCGTCTGCTTGGGATGTTGAAAACCCGATCGAGCTGCCAGGTCCTCCTGAGGATATAGAAACAGGACTGAGGAGGCAAACCATCACACCAATATACGAAGATAAATGGGTTGCTAGAAAAGGACATTTCCTCGGCATCATGGTCTGTAACCATGCTTGTCGGACTGTGCAGAGCTCTCAAGTGGTAGCTCCCAACTCAGAGCATGACGATGGTACAATGGACATGATCCTGGTTCATGGGTGTGGAAGACTGAGGTTGCTGAGGTTTTTTATCCTTCTGCAAACCGGTCGACACCTTTCTCTTCCGTATGTCGAGTGTGTAAAG GTGAAGTCGGTGAAGGTAAAGGCGGGGAAACAGACGCATGACAGTTGTGGTATAGACGGAGAGCTGTTTGCATTGAACGGAGAAGTGATATCGACGATGCTACCGGAACAGTGCAGACTGATCGGTAATGCTCCTGAACGACATTCATAG